One region of Candidatus Omnitrophota bacterium genomic DNA includes:
- the proB gene encoding glutamate 5-kinase yields MSRKFKKKIKRVVIKIGSGIIANFYMKPQSSGLRFIVKEIAALRKKGIDVVLVSSGSIVLGLGEICAHVRPSDVSSLQALAAIGQNVLMRTYTDLFKKNKLRCAQILLTWDDFDVRLRYNNARSTINKILDYGLVPIINENDTISTDEIKFGDNDKLSALVASLIESDLLLILSDVDGLYDLRDKEKKIFREIKEVTKEIEALALGTAKKNVSKGGMLTKIEAVKIATQAKIPCVIANGNTKNVVRDVLSGKCIGTFFVEKEEKLLAKRHWISFGVKPKGKIIVDQGAKEALLKGGKSLLLPGVVGWEGYFKKEDVVAIVDQANSEIARGIINYSVNDLHKINNKKGEMEVVHCNEMVLCQR; encoded by the coding sequence ATGTCAAGAAAGTTCAAAAAGAAAATAAAAAGAGTTGTTATTAAAATTGGGTCTGGTATTATTGCCAATTTTTATATGAAACCGCAATCTTCTGGATTGCGTTTTATTGTTAAAGAGATTGCTGCACTTCGCAAAAAGGGCATCGATGTTGTTTTAGTTAGTTCTGGATCAATTGTTCTTGGATTAGGTGAAATTTGTGCGCACGTTAGGCCTTCTGATGTTTCGTCTTTGCAGGCGCTTGCGGCTATTGGTCAAAATGTTTTAATGCGTACATATACGGATTTATTTAAGAAGAATAAACTACGGTGTGCTCAAATATTGTTAACTTGGGATGATTTCGATGTTCGCCTTCGTTATAATAACGCACGTAGCACGATTAATAAGATTTTAGATTATGGTCTTGTTCCGATTATTAATGAAAACGATACGATTTCAACAGATGAAATTAAATTTGGGGACAATGATAAGCTTTCCGCTCTTGTTGCAAGTTTAATTGAATCTGATTTACTTTTGATTTTATCTGATGTCGATGGTTTGTATGATTTAAGAGATAAGGAAAAAAAGATTTTTCGTGAAATTAAAGAAGTCACAAAAGAGATTGAAGCCTTAGCGCTTGGCACAGCTAAAAAGAATGTTTCCAAAGGCGGCATGCTTACAAAGATTGAGGCTGTTAAGATTGCAACGCAGGCTAAAATTCCGTGTGTGATCGCAAATGGTAACACGAAAAATGTTGTGCGTGATGTTCTTAGCGGAAAGTGTATTGGGACATTTTTTGTTGAGAAAGAAGAAAAGCTTTTGGCGAAGCGTCATTGGATCTCGTTTGGCGTAAAACCAAAGGGAAAGATTATTGTTGATCAAGGCGCAAAAGAAGCTCTTTTGAAAGGCGGAAAAAGTCTTCTTCTTCCTGGTGTTGTTGGGTGGGAAGGTTATTTCAAGAAAGAAGATGTTGTTGCGATTGTTGATCAGGCAAATTCTGAGATTGCCCGTGGGATTATTAATTATTCTGTTAACGATTTGCATAAAATAAATAATAAAAAAGGTGAGATGGAAGTTGTTCACTGTAATGAGATGGTGTTATGTCAAAGATAA
- a CDS encoding glutamate-5-semialdehyde dehydrogenase, with the protein MSKIKRENMSLEKKIVLMARSTQAASRRMALVSTNDKNKALRVIAEAILRNQKFLIKENQKDIDIAIKNNYSKALLDRLMLNEKRIKSMARCLLDTAKLKDPVGEIIATFMRPNGLKINKVRTPIGVVGIIYESRPNVASDCIGLCLKSGNAVILKGGKEAFYSNKAIFSVIKKSLKKTKVPLDVVQMISSTDRTAVNILLKLDRYVDVIVPRGGEGLIKFVMQNSCIPVIKHYKGVCHTYVSNLADLKMASNVCFNAKVQRPGVCNAMETMLVHEEIAKKFLPRMINDFNKAGVEVRGCARTRKIVSGVKRAAEVDWSEEYLDLILSVKVVKNLAEAVDHINLYGSKHSDAIITNNKKEADSFLRSIDSACVYVNASTRFTDGYEFGFGAEIGISTDKLHARGPMALPELTTYKYTILGKGQIRE; encoded by the coding sequence ATGTCAAAGATAAAAAGAGAAAATATGAGTTTAGAGAAGAAGATTGTATTGATGGCCAGATCAACGCAGGCCGCATCGAGAAGGATGGCGCTCGTTTCGACTAATGATAAAAATAAAGCATTGCGTGTAATAGCTGAAGCTATCTTGAGAAATCAAAAATTCTTGATTAAAGAAAATCAAAAAGATATTGATATAGCTATTAAAAATAATTATTCAAAAGCTTTGCTTGATCGTTTGATGCTAAACGAAAAACGGATTAAATCAATGGCGAGGTGTCTTTTAGATACGGCTAAACTCAAAGATCCTGTTGGTGAGATTATCGCAACTTTTATGCGTCCTAATGGTTTAAAAATTAATAAAGTTAGGACTCCTATTGGGGTTGTTGGCATTATTTATGAATCGCGACCAAATGTCGCGAGCGATTGTATTGGTCTGTGCTTAAAATCAGGCAACGCTGTTATTTTGAAAGGCGGCAAGGAGGCTTTTTATTCTAATAAAGCAATTTTTAGTGTTATTAAGAAGTCGTTGAAAAAGACAAAAGTTCCTTTGGATGTTGTTCAGATGATATCATCGACAGATCGAACGGCCGTTAATATTCTTTTGAAGTTGGATCGTTATGTCGATGTTATTGTGCCGAGGGGTGGAGAGGGGTTAATTAAATTTGTAATGCAAAATTCTTGCATTCCTGTTATCAAGCATTATAAAGGGGTTTGTCATACTTATGTGAGCAATCTTGCAGATTTAAAGATGGCGAGTAATGTTTGCTTCAATGCGAAGGTTCAACGTCCGGGTGTTTGTAATGCGATGGAGACAATGTTAGTGCATGAAGAGATTGCTAAAAAGTTTTTGCCAAGGATGATAAATGATTTTAATAAAGCGGGTGTTGAGGTTCGAGGATGTGCACGCACTCGAAAGATTGTGTCCGGCGTTAAAAGGGCAGCAGAGGTCGATTGGTCTGAAGAATATCTTGATTTGATCCTTTCAGTAAAAGTTGTTAAGAATCTTGCTGAAGCAGTAGACCATATTAATCTTTATGGGTCAAAGCATTCGGACGCTATTATTACGAATAATAAAAAAGAAGCGGATAGCTTTTTACGATCTATTGATTCGGCTTGTGTATATGTTAATGCATCAACGCGTTTTACAGATGGATATGAATTTGGATTTGGAGCAGAGATCGGCATTAGTACTGATAAGCTTCATGCTCGAGGGCCAATGGCATTACCTGAATTGACAACGTATAAATATACGATTTTAGGTAAAGGTCAAATTCGTGAGTAA
- the nadD gene encoding nicotinate-nucleotide adenylyltransferase: MQRIGILGGTFNPIHIGHLAIAQMALERMHLNKVIFVPAYIPPHKNRKIVAGAKHRFEMVRLAIEGNPFFEISDFEIKKKGKSYTVDTMCYFKEMYPPEAKIFFIIGEDTLSQLSKWKYINKILEIADFIVVNRPGHMKNSSDEKHHSVIMPGIDISSSYVRMRMFQNKTIKYFVPDKVLDYVFQNKLYGISN; encoded by the coding sequence GTGCAAAGAATAGGGATATTAGGTGGGACATTTAATCCGATTCATATTGGTCATTTGGCGATTGCTCAGATGGCTTTAGAGCGGATGCATTTAAATAAGGTTATTTTTGTTCCGGCTTATATTCCTCCACATAAAAATCGAAAAATTGTTGCGGGTGCAAAACATCGTTTTGAGATGGTGCGTCTGGCGATTGAAGGTAATCCTTTTTTTGAGATTTCTGATTTTGAAATTAAGAAAAAAGGGAAATCGTATACGGTTGATACGATGTGTTATTTTAAAGAAATGTATCCTCCAGAAGCAAAAATATTTTTTATTATCGGAGAAGATACCTTGTCTCAGCTTTCAAAATGGAAGTATATTAATAAAATCTTAGAAATTGCAGATTTTATTGTTGTTAATCGACCAGGACATATGAAAAATAGTTCGGATGAAAAACATCATAGTGTCATAATGCCAGGAATTGATATTTCATCATCATATGTTCGTATGCGTATGTTTCAGAATAAAACAATAAAATATTTTGTGCCGGATAAAGTTTTAGATTATGTTTTTCAAAACAAGCTTTATGGAATTAGTAATTGA
- a CDS encoding phosphoglucomutase/phosphomannomutase family protein, whose protein sequence is MCENIKNEIKFGTDGWRAIISKEFTFKNVEILSQAISEWINRGLKKKPGIRKRVAIGYDTRFLSDQYARTVACVLAKNNIEVYLSDAPIPTPTLSFGVTRKNCVAGLMITASHNPAAFNGVKIKTAQGGAASREITDIVEEYLCKTEVKIIDFETARNKKDLIVYDFKEDYINFLRNYIDLKTIKKSRYKVLTDAMHGSGDSLILDVLKGTNIRAEVMRGDINPSFEGGKPEPVEEYVSELMSRVKKEKFDLGLILDGDADRIAAVTSDGEYISPQKILGLIILHLVRNKGRSGGVVKTICGTTMLDNIAKGLGLKLYETPVGFKYISDLMTAEDIVAGGEEAGGIGVQNYIPERDGTLAGLLLLEMMVYCKKSIKKLIQDMEKEFGRYYYQKAGLKTDKKTFDLKKVKSMKKILGKKVIDVKTFDGVKLVCEDESWIMFRPSGTEPLVRSYVEAKSMTKAKALIEYGKTVLKKL, encoded by the coding sequence ATGTGTGAAAATATAAAAAATGAAATTAAATTTGGAACAGATGGGTGGAGAGCAATTATTTCAAAAGAATTTACATTTAAGAATGTTGAGATTCTATCTCAGGCGATCAGTGAATGGATCAACCGGGGATTAAAAAAGAAGCCCGGTATTCGAAAGAGAGTTGCCATAGGTTATGATACAAGATTTTTATCTGATCAGTATGCAAGAACAGTTGCGTGTGTTTTGGCAAAAAATAATATTGAGGTTTATCTTTCTGATGCACCTATCCCAACTCCAACGCTAAGCTTCGGTGTGACGAGAAAAAATTGTGTTGCTGGCCTCATGATTACGGCTAGTCATAATCCTGCTGCGTTTAATGGTGTTAAAATTAAGACAGCGCAAGGTGGTGCCGCATCTCGAGAGATAACTGATATTGTGGAAGAATATCTTTGCAAAACGGAAGTAAAAATAATAGATTTTGAAACGGCAAGAAATAAAAAAGATTTAATTGTTTATGACTTCAAAGAAGATTATATTAATTTTTTACGAAATTATATTGATTTAAAAACTATTAAGAAATCACGTTATAAAGTTTTAACGGATGCGATGCATGGGAGCGGAGATTCTTTGATTTTGGATGTTTTAAAAGGTACTAATATTCGCGCTGAGGTAATGCGTGGAGATATTAATCCTTCGTTTGAAGGAGGAAAGCCAGAACCTGTTGAGGAGTATGTTTCGGAGCTTATGAGTCGTGTTAAAAAAGAAAAGTTTGATTTAGGGCTTATTTTAGATGGTGACGCTGACCGTATTGCCGCTGTGACATCGGATGGCGAATATATCAGTCCTCAGAAGATATTGGGATTAATTATTCTGCATCTTGTTCGCAATAAAGGTCGATCTGGAGGCGTTGTTAAGACAATTTGTGGAACAACAATGCTCGATAATATTGCAAAAGGTCTAGGCTTAAAACTTTATGAAACTCCGGTTGGATTTAAATATATCTCTGATTTGATGACTGCTGAAGATATTGTGGCCGGCGGCGAAGAAGCCGGCGGGATTGGCGTTCAGAATTATATTCCAGAAAGGGATGGAACGCTCGCAGGACTTCTTTTGCTTGAAATGATGGTGTATTGCAAGAAGAGTATTAAAAAGCTTATCCAAGACATGGAAAAAGAGTTTGGGCGATATTATTATCAAAAAGCAGGACTTAAAACAGATAAGAAAACGTTTGATTTGAAGAAAGTAAAATCAATGAAAAAGATTCTTGGGAAGAAAGTCATTGATGTTAAGACATTTGATGGTGTTAAGCTTGTGTGTGAGGATGAGAGCTGGATTATGTTCCGTCCTTCAGGTACGGAACCACTGGTCAGATCTTATGTGGAAGCCAAATCTATGACTAAGGCAAAGGCATTGATTGAATATGGAAAAACGGTATTAAAAAAATTGTAA
- a CDS encoding lysophospholipid acyltransferase family protein, translating to MIYWVAHLLFWILFKSLLLLKAFEAKKIPQKGGYIIASNHLSNLDPMILGVASGRKLSYFAKSSLFKDKFSSFFLSQFGAFPVRRGLADPRSIKEALRRLRKGQGLVMFPQGGRQTSTINLENIKPGVGMIAAKAGVPIIPAYISGSDKAMAPKSKLIKPAKVTVYFGSPIYTKDNESYQQIADVVMRAIQSLSFEAKR from the coding sequence ATGATTTATTGGGTAGCTCATTTATTGTTTTGGATTCTCTTCAAAAGCCTTTTATTGTTAAAGGCTTTTGAAGCAAAAAAGATACCTCAAAAAGGTGGCTATATTATTGCGAGCAATCATTTAAGCAATTTAGATCCAATGATTCTTGGTGTTGCCTCTGGACGAAAATTAAGTTATTTTGCCAAGTCATCCTTGTTTAAGGATAAATTTTCATCCTTTTTTTTGTCCCAGTTTGGTGCATTCCCCGTTCGAAGGGGGTTGGCAGATCCTCGTTCTATTAAGGAAGCTTTGCGAAGGTTGAGAAAGGGTCAAGGGCTTGTTATGTTTCCTCAAGGAGGACGACAAACAAGCACTATTAATCTTGAAAATATTAAGCCTGGGGTAGGAATGATTGCCGCAAAAGCAGGTGTTCCTATTATTCCAGCTTATATTTCTGGATCTGATAAGGCTATGGCGCCTAAGTCAAAATTAATTAAGCCTGCAAAAGTAACAGTTTATTTTGGTTCTCCTATTTACACAAAAGATAATGAATCATATCAACAAATAGCAGATGTTGTTATGAGGGCTATTCAAAGCTTATCTTTTGAAGCAAAACGTTAA
- the rpsA gene encoding 30S ribosomal protein S1, whose translation MSAEKQSIMAELYENTLREINEGEIVKGVIVGITEKDVIVDIGFKSEGFIPISEFRDLAELKEGSQVDVLIESTEDDAGKLVLSHSKAQKLKGWQKIVDEVDEGSSVEGRVIKPVNGGYIVDMQGADAFLPRSLSAFKGVAPKDIIGNKYKFIVTKMNKQRRNIILSRREVVQKERDEVRSKLWDKIEKGQKRIGSVKGITDFGAFIDLGGIDGLLHITDMSWSRINHPSELVAAGDEIEVLILDFDKENSKVSLGLKQITANPWEGIEGKYPVGSKIQGKVVNIMPYGVFVEIDKGIEGLLHSSEISWQKKMVNPQEMFAIGDMIEVQIINIDRDTKRISLSLKQLERNPWLEAEEKFPINSRVEGKVRGFTDYGAFVELDGNIEGMIHVSDMSWTRKVNHPQEIFKKGQSVEVVVLAVDPDQRKITLGYKQIKENPWSEIAEQYPVGKVLEAEVVMNSEFGVFVKLEEELEGLIYASEIDKATSESLKALDKIQVKVIKVDVDQMKIGLSSKISDDQPQEVEQE comes from the coding sequence ATGTCAGCAGAAAAACAATCTATTATGGCAGAGTTGTACGAGAATACTCTGCGAGAAATTAACGAAGGCGAAATTGTCAAAGGTGTGATCGTCGGGATTACCGAAAAGGATGTCATTGTCGATATTGGATTCAAATCCGAAGGATTTATTCCTATAAGTGAATTTCGGGATTTAGCGGAGCTTAAGGAAGGAAGTCAAGTTGATGTTTTAATTGAGTCAACTGAGGATGACGCTGGAAAATTAGTTCTTTCGCATTCAAAAGCTCAAAAGCTTAAAGGATGGCAAAAAATTGTGGACGAGGTTGATGAGGGATCGTCTGTAGAGGGTCGTGTTATTAAGCCGGTTAACGGTGGGTATATCGTTGACATGCAAGGAGCTGATGCGTTTTTGCCAAGATCGCTGTCTGCATTTAAAGGTGTTGCGCCAAAGGATATCATCGGAAACAAGTATAAGTTTATTGTGACTAAGATGAATAAGCAGAGACGCAATATTATTCTTTCTAGACGAGAAGTTGTTCAGAAAGAACGCGATGAAGTTAGATCGAAACTTTGGGATAAGATCGAAAAAGGACAAAAACGAATCGGAAGCGTTAAAGGAATTACAGATTTTGGCGCGTTTATTGACCTTGGTGGGATTGATGGTCTTTTGCATATCACAGATATGAGTTGGTCTCGTATTAATCATCCGTCGGAGTTGGTTGCAGCCGGCGATGAGATTGAGGTTTTAATTCTGGATTTTGATAAAGAAAATTCAAAAGTATCGTTAGGATTAAAACAGATTACTGCGAATCCATGGGAGGGTATTGAGGGTAAATATCCTGTTGGGTCAAAAATCCAAGGCAAAGTTGTCAACATTATGCCTTATGGTGTTTTTGTCGAAATTGATAAAGGCATTGAAGGACTTCTTCATTCTTCTGAGATTTCTTGGCAGAAGAAGATGGTCAATCCTCAAGAAATGTTTGCGATTGGCGACATGATTGAAGTTCAAATTATTAATATTGACCGTGATACCAAAAGAATTTCTTTAAGTCTTAAGCAATTGGAAAGAAATCCATGGCTTGAAGCTGAAGAAAAATTTCCTATTAATTCAAGGGTAGAAGGAAAAGTCCGTGGCTTTACAGATTATGGAGCATTTGTTGAGCTTGATGGAAACATTGAAGGGATGATCCATGTTTCTGACATGTCCTGGACTCGAAAAGTCAACCACCCTCAAGAAATTTTCAAAAAGGGCCAGTCGGTTGAAGTTGTTGTGTTAGCCGTTGATCCTGATCAAAGAAAAATTACATTAGGATACAAGCAGATTAAAGAAAATCCTTGGTCTGAGATTGCAGAGCAATATCCAGTTGGAAAAGTTTTAGAGGCAGAAGTTGTAATGAATTCTGAATTCGGTGTTTTTGTTAAGCTCGAAGAAGAACTTGAAGGGCTTATTTATGCTTCTGAAATTGACAAAGCTACTTCTGAAAGTTTGAAGGCCTTAGATAAAATTCAGGTAAAAGTTATCAAGGTTGATGTTGATCAAATGAAAATTGGTTTGAGTTCAAAAATTTCTGATGACCAGCCGCAAGAAGTAGAGCAAGAATAA
- the tyrS gene encoding tyrosine--tRNA ligase: MMQIEDTIKKISSGTTEIINIEILKRKLLRSRKERKPLHIKAGFDPTAPDLHLGHVVLLRKLRQFQDLGHKVFFLIGDFTAQIGDPTGRDQLRVRMTPKQILKNAKTYERQVFKILDKTKTKVVFNSKWLKKFSNQDVLDLSARCTVAQMLARADFKKRMDENKEISILEFIYPLMQGYDSVYLKADIELGGSDQKFNLLMARQLQESFGQEPQAVVMMPLLEGTDGVQKMSKSLGNYIGIDEPPKEIFGKIMSLSDEIMMEYYELLTDMDIFQVKEIHPKEAKLALAEEIVRQFYSEKVAKKERESFENVFTQKKTPEDIVEYNILLASQGASIVDVLVESGILDSKNEARRLLKQGAISLDGKKIDSENWSLNPGILKVGKRRFLKLIKTI; the protein is encoded by the coding sequence ATTATGCAAATCGAAGATACCATTAAAAAAATCTCCTCCGGTACCACGGAAATCATTAATATCGAAATTTTAAAGCGCAAGCTTCTAAGATCTCGAAAAGAGAGAAAACCACTTCATATTAAGGCTGGATTTGATCCAACGGCCCCTGACTTACATTTGGGTCACGTTGTCTTACTTAGAAAGCTAAGACAATTCCAAGATTTAGGACATAAAGTCTTTTTTTTGATTGGAGATTTTACTGCTCAAATTGGCGATCCAACTGGGCGTGATCAGCTGCGCGTTCGCATGACACCAAAACAGATTCTTAAGAACGCTAAAACATATGAGCGCCAGGTGTTTAAGATTCTTGACAAAACGAAAACTAAAGTTGTTTTTAACAGTAAATGGCTTAAAAAGTTTTCGAATCAAGATGTTTTAGATTTATCAGCTCGATGCACTGTGGCCCAAATGTTAGCTAGGGCAGATTTTAAAAAGCGAATGGATGAGAATAAGGAAATAAGTATTTTGGAGTTTATTTATCCTTTGATGCAAGGGTATGATTCAGTTTACCTGAAGGCAGATATTGAGCTGGGTGGCTCTGATCAGAAATTTAATCTTTTAATGGCGCGTCAATTACAAGAGTCCTTTGGTCAAGAACCGCAGGCAGTTGTGATGATGCCGCTTTTAGAGGGTACAGATGGCGTTCAGAAGATGAGCAAGTCTTTAGGTAATTATATTGGCATTGATGAGCCGCCAAAGGAGATTTTTGGTAAAATAATGTCTCTTAGCGATGAAATAATGATGGAATACTACGAGCTTCTGACTGATATGGATATTTTTCAAGTTAAAGAAATACATCCAAAAGAGGCAAAATTGGCTCTTGCTGAAGAAATTGTTAGACAATTTTATTCAGAAAAAGTTGCTAAAAAAGAGAGAGAAAGCTTTGAAAATGTTTTTACTCAGAAGAAAACTCCAGAGGACATTGTTGAATACAATATTTTATTGGCTTCACAGGGTGCCTCGATTGTGGATGTTTTGGTTGAATCAGGTATTTTGGATTCTAAGAATGAGGCGAGGCGACTTTTAAAGCAAGGCGCGATTAGTTTAGATGGCAAGAAAATTGATAGCGAAAATTGGTCCTTAAATCCTGGTATTTTGAAGGTTGGAAAACGTCGTTTTTTAAAATTAATCAAGACAATATGA